A part of Microbacterium atlanticum genomic DNA contains:
- a CDS encoding DNA repair helicase XPB, whose product MADGPLIVQSDRTVLLEVAHPDAESARHELAIFAELERAPEHIHTYRITRLGLWNARAAGHDAEDMLATLDRWSRFPVPPSVSIDITETVGRYGRLVIERTPVGEDGTGGELILRSTDAAVLAEVSKNKRIQPLLTGHPSPDVYVVDAWARGQIKQELLKIGWPAEDLAGYTPGTPHPIDLAEDGWKLRPYQRQAVDIFTDGGSGVVVLPCGAGKTLVGAGAMAETKTTTLILVTNTVSARQWRDELLKRTSLTPEEIGEYSGQIKEIKPVTIATYQILTAKRKGQYAHLALLDALDWGLIVYDEVHLLPAPVFKLTADLQARRRLGLTATLVREDGREGDVFSLIGPKRFDAPWKEIEAQGFISPAVCYEVRVDLPAGDRLEYAAAADDERYRLAATAPAKIGVVRQLVERHEGERILIIGQYLDQIDVLAEALNAPKITGQTPVDEREELYQAFRVGEISVLVVSKVANFSIDLPEASVAIQVSGSFGSRQEEAQRLGRLLRPKQSNHTASFYTLIARDTVDQDFAQNRQRFLAEQGYAYTILDAHSLAA is encoded by the coding sequence ATGGCTGACGGCCCCCTCATCGTCCAGAGCGACCGCACGGTGCTCCTGGAAGTCGCGCACCCCGATGCGGAGAGCGCGCGCCACGAGCTGGCGATCTTCGCCGAGCTCGAGCGCGCCCCCGAGCACATCCACACGTACCGCATCACACGACTCGGACTCTGGAACGCGCGGGCCGCCGGCCACGACGCCGAAGACATGCTGGCGACCCTCGACCGCTGGTCGCGCTTCCCCGTGCCTCCCTCGGTGTCCATCGACATCACCGAGACGGTGGGCCGCTACGGGCGTCTCGTCATCGAGCGCACGCCGGTCGGCGAGGACGGCACCGGCGGCGAGCTGATCCTGCGATCGACGGATGCCGCGGTCCTGGCCGAGGTCTCCAAGAACAAGCGCATCCAGCCGCTGCTGACCGGCCACCCCTCCCCCGACGTCTACGTCGTGGATGCCTGGGCGCGGGGGCAGATCAAGCAGGAGCTGCTCAAGATCGGCTGGCCGGCCGAGGACCTCGCCGGCTACACCCCGGGCACACCGCACCCGATCGACCTGGCCGAGGACGGCTGGAAGCTGCGGCCGTACCAGCGGCAGGCCGTCGACATCTTCACCGACGGGGGGTCCGGTGTCGTGGTGCTTCCCTGCGGAGCCGGCAAGACCCTCGTGGGTGCCGGGGCGATGGCGGAGACGAAGACGACGACGCTCATCCTCGTCACCAACACCGTCAGCGCGCGGCAGTGGCGCGACGAGCTGCTCAAGCGCACGTCGCTCACGCCGGAGGAGATCGGCGAGTACTCGGGCCAGATCAAGGAGATCAAGCCGGTCACGATCGCCACCTACCAGATCCTCACGGCGAAGCGGAAGGGACAGTACGCGCACCTGGCACTCCTGGATGCCCTGGACTGGGGACTCATCGTCTACGACGAGGTGCACCTCCTTCCGGCACCGGTCTTCAAGCTCACCGCCGACCTGCAGGCGCGTCGGCGCCTGGGGCTGACGGCCACCCTCGTGCGGGAGGACGGTCGCGAGGGCGACGTGTTCAGCCTCATCGGCCCCAAGCGGTTCGACGCGCCGTGGAAGGAGATCGAGGCGCAGGGGTTCATCTCGCCCGCCGTCTGCTACGAGGTCCGTGTCGACCTGCCCGCCGGCGACCGGCTCGAATACGCGGCTGCGGCCGATGACGAGCGCTACCGACTGGCCGCCACCGCACCGGCGAAGATCGGCGTCGTCCGTCAGCTGGTGGAACGTCACGAGGGCGAGCGCATCCTCATCATCGGGCAGTACCTGGATCAGATCGACGTGCTGGCCGAGGCCTTGAACGCGCCGAAGATCACCGGGCAGACACCGGTCGACGAGCGCGAGGAGCTCTACCAGGCGTTCCGCGTCGGCGAGATCTCGGTGCTGGTGGTGTCGAAGGTCGCGAATTTCTCGATCGATCTGCCCGAGGCATCCGTCGCCATCCAGGTCTCGGGATCGTTCGGCTCGCGCCAGGAGGAGGCCCAGCGCCTCGGACGCCTGCTGCGGCCGAAGCAGTCCAACCACACGGCGAGCTTCTACACGCTCATCGCGCGCGACACGGTGGACCAGGACTTCGCCCAGAACCGGCAGCGGTTCCTCGCGGAGCAGGGGTACGCCTACACGATTCTGGACGCCCACTCACTGGCGGCATAG
- a CDS encoding cold-shock protein — protein MPTGKVRFYDEEKGFGFISSDDGQDVFLHATALPAGAPAPKTGARLEFGIADGKRGPQALSVRVLEAPVSLAKRARKPADDMAIIVEDLVKLLDGIGGDLRRGRYPSGSHAKKVAAVLRKVADELDA, from the coding sequence ATGCCCACCGGCAAGGTCAGGTTCTACGACGAGGAGAAGGGCTTCGGCTTCATCTCCTCCGACGACGGTCAGGACGTCTTCCTGCACGCCACCGCCCTGCCCGCCGGCGCCCCCGCTCCGAAGACCGGCGCGCGTCTGGAGTTCGGCATCGCCGACGGCAAGCGCGGCCCGCAGGCCCTCTCGGTCCGGGTGCTCGAGGCGCCCGTCAGCCTCGCCAAGCGCGCCCGCAAGCCCGCCGACGACATGGCGATCATCGTCGAAGATCTCGTGAAGCTGCTCGACGGCATCGGCGGAGACCTGCGCCGTGGCCGCTACCCGAGCGGCTCGCACGCCAAGAAGGTGGCCGCCGTGCTGCGCAAGGTGGCCGATGAGCTCGACGCCTGA
- a CDS encoding helicase-associated domain-containing protein gives MVSDARALATRLAELSDAALAETLAARGIAPHVGWHDFFDAADALLEPASVDRALSRLDRRTLVALRAGGDESAGDADRLALVEAGGAPYAVVADRLAVAAAASPGAFRAEPAGAEPSAADARSSAAAAERAFTTAGSLADVLLACLHAPLARTGAGPVSAADRRRLMEAGAIASSDDLEDLLASAAAAGLATPREREWIVTESGERWLEAPTPQRWAAIAEGLRSSLPSGLRTPSGGFAPPAAWPSAYPLDPEWPARAEDLRRISTRWGLFDADGSEFAWSTALRVGDPADAAAMASHLPAEIDRVYLQADLTAIAPGPLAPALDLRLRSIAVRESRAQASTYRFTAASLTTGMTEGETADSMRAFLASLSLTGIPQPLEYLIESTAARHGMVRVRTDGRAGRTRVESPDASLLDAIAIDQALRPLGLVPDGDALTTRVTRDAVYWTLADARYPVIAVDASGRPESIHRRASATPSEPSAGTSDAYARLIAALRGGHGTDGEAGWLERELEQAVRTRAEIIVVVRMPDGSERSFTLEAAGLGGGRLRGRDRAADIERTLPVSSIVSVAAA, from the coding sequence TTGGTCTCCGACGCCCGCGCACTCGCGACACGGCTCGCTGAGCTGAGCGACGCCGCGCTCGCCGAGACCCTCGCGGCGCGCGGCATCGCCCCCCACGTCGGCTGGCACGACTTCTTCGATGCCGCCGACGCCCTCCTCGAGCCGGCCTCGGTCGACAGGGCGCTGAGCCGGCTCGACCGACGGACGCTCGTCGCGCTCCGGGCGGGCGGTGACGAGTCGGCCGGCGACGCCGATCGCCTGGCGCTCGTCGAGGCGGGCGGCGCGCCGTACGCGGTCGTCGCCGACCGCCTGGCCGTCGCCGCCGCGGCCTCACCTGGGGCCTTCCGCGCGGAGCCCGCCGGGGCCGAGCCCTCGGCGGCCGACGCCCGCTCGTCCGCCGCCGCTGCCGAGCGCGCTTTCACCACCGCCGGTTCCCTCGCCGACGTGCTGCTGGCGTGCCTGCATGCGCCGCTGGCCCGCACGGGAGCCGGCCCGGTGAGCGCGGCGGACCGCCGACGGCTCATGGAAGCGGGAGCCATCGCGTCCTCGGACGACCTCGAGGACCTTCTGGCCTCCGCCGCCGCGGCGGGCCTCGCGACCCCGCGCGAGCGCGAGTGGATCGTGACCGAATCCGGCGAACGGTGGCTCGAGGCACCCACCCCGCAGCGCTGGGCCGCGATCGCCGAAGGACTGCGGTCGAGCCTCCCGTCGGGGTTGCGCACGCCGTCCGGCGGCTTCGCACCGCCCGCCGCCTGGCCGTCCGCGTATCCCCTCGATCCGGAGTGGCCCGCGCGCGCCGAAGATCTGCGTCGCATCAGCACACGCTGGGGGCTGTTCGACGCCGACGGCTCCGAGTTCGCGTGGTCGACGGCGCTACGCGTCGGCGACCCGGCCGACGCCGCGGCGATGGCCTCGCATCTACCCGCCGAGATCGATCGGGTCTATCTCCAGGCGGACCTGACCGCGATCGCGCCCGGTCCCCTCGCCCCCGCGCTCGACCTGCGGCTGCGCTCCATCGCCGTGCGTGAGTCGCGCGCTCAGGCGTCGACCTACCGGTTCACCGCCGCGTCCCTCACGACGGGCATGACCGAAGGCGAGACCGCCGACTCGATGCGCGCGTTCCTGGCGTCGCTCTCGCTCACCGGTATCCCACAGCCGCTGGAGTACCTCATCGAGAGCACCGCCGCGCGACACGGCATGGTGCGCGTGCGCACCGACGGCCGCGCCGGCCGCACCCGCGTCGAGAGCCCCGACGCGAGCCTGCTCGACGCGATCGCCATCGACCAGGCGCTGCGCCCGCTCGGACTCGTGCCGGACGGCGACGCACTCACCACGCGGGTGACTCGCGACGCCGTGTACTGGACGCTGGCCGATGCGCGGTACCCGGTGATCGCCGTGGATGCGTCCGGGCGCCCGGAGTCGATCCACCGCCGCGCGTCGGCGACGCCGTCCGAGCCCTCCGCCGGGACTTCCGACGCGTACGCGCGCCTGATCGCCGCTCTCCGCGGCGGGCACGGCACCGACGGCGAGGCCGGCTGGCTGGAGCGCGAGCTCGAGCAGGCCGTACGCACGCGGGCCGAGATCATCGTGGTGGTGCGGATGCCGGACGGCTCCGAGCGGTCGTTCACGCTGGAGGCCGCCGGGCTCGGCGGCGGCCGTCTGCGGGGCCGCGACCGCGCGGCCGACATCGAACGCACCCTGCCGGTGTCGAGCATCGTCAGCGTCGCCGCGGCCTGA
- a CDS encoding M23 family metallopeptidase: MVGGLVATVALPAFAAGAAKTDEGSVTVQQMAVDDAQTFVAASDANASELTRESYAATTAEEIEKKKAEEAAAERARAAAAAAAAAAAAASRSSAPIDIAMTSPGSGEVRWPILNFTKGRGLWDSGYHQGVDLLASCGTPLYAAAAGVVKVSQESYGGYGVGVSIDHVIGGQRVNTLYGHMTYGSRQVSVGQTVSAGQLIGFVGSTGSSTACHLHFEVHINGGVVDPWAWLQSNAG; encoded by the coding sequence ATGGTCGGCGGCCTCGTCGCCACGGTCGCCCTTCCCGCCTTCGCGGCCGGCGCCGCGAAGACGGACGAGGGGTCGGTGACGGTCCAGCAGATGGCCGTCGACGACGCCCAGACGTTCGTCGCCGCCTCGGACGCGAACGCCTCCGAGCTCACGCGCGAGAGCTACGCCGCCACGACCGCGGAAGAGATCGAGAAGAAGAAGGCGGAAGAGGCCGCCGCCGAGCGCGCGCGGGCCGCCGCTGCCGCTGCGGCCGCTGCGGCCGCCGCCGCTTCCCGCAGCTCCGCCCCGATCGACATCGCGATGACGTCGCCGGGGAGCGGCGAGGTGCGCTGGCCGATCCTCAACTTCACCAAGGGCCGCGGCCTGTGGGACTCCGGCTACCACCAGGGCGTCGACCTCCTCGCCTCGTGCGGGACGCCGCTCTATGCCGCAGCTGCCGGCGTGGTCAAGGTCTCGCAGGAGAGCTACGGCGGCTACGGCGTGGGCGTCTCGATCGACCACGTCATCGGCGGCCAGCGCGTCAACACGCTCTACGGCCACATGACCTACGGCAGCCGGCAGGTCTCGGTCGGGCAGACGGTTTCGGCCGGCCAGCTCATCGGCTTCGTCGGCAGCACCGGAAGCTCTACCGCGTGCCACCTCCACTTCGAGGTGCACATCAACGGCGGCGTCGTCGACCCGTGGGCGTGGCTCCAGTCCAACGCCGGCTGA
- the ppk2 gene encoding polyphosphate kinase 2: MSEPRIPKQAYEQELRRLQAQLVDMQAWVQASGARIVVIFEGRDAAGKGSTIKRVSEYLNPRVTRIVALPMPTERERTQWYFQRYVPHLPAAGEIVLMDRSWYNRAGVEHVMGYCTNAEYHRFLHQAPIFERMLVEDGILLLKYWFSVSPDEQEARFRSRADDPMRRWKLSPNDVLSITKWEDYSRAKDSMFVHTDIPESPWYEVPSVDKRRSRINMIAHLLSQIPYDVVDREEIVIPPRPPSRGYERPPRNLENYVPDVASRLLGGPRS; encoded by the coding sequence ATGAGCGAGCCGCGGATCCCCAAACAGGCCTATGAACAGGAGCTGCGCCGGCTGCAGGCCCAGCTCGTCGACATGCAGGCCTGGGTCCAGGCGAGCGGGGCCCGGATCGTGGTGATCTTCGAAGGGCGCGACGCCGCCGGAAAGGGATCGACCATCAAGCGTGTGTCGGAGTACCTCAATCCGCGCGTCACCCGCATCGTGGCGCTCCCCATGCCCACCGAGCGGGAGCGCACCCAGTGGTACTTCCAGCGCTATGTCCCGCACCTGCCCGCCGCCGGCGAGATCGTGCTCATGGACCGGTCCTGGTACAACCGGGCAGGCGTCGAGCATGTGATGGGCTACTGCACCAATGCCGAGTACCACCGCTTCCTCCACCAGGCGCCGATCTTCGAGCGGATGCTCGTCGAGGACGGCATCCTGCTGCTGAAGTACTGGTTCAGCGTCTCGCCCGACGAGCAGGAGGCGCGCTTCCGGTCACGCGCGGACGACCCGATGCGACGCTGGAAGCTCAGCCCCAACGACGTGCTGTCGATCACGAAGTGGGAGGACTACTCCCGCGCCAAGGACAGCATGTTCGTGCATACGGACATCCCCGAGTCGCCCTGGTACGAGGTGCCCTCGGTCGACAAGCGCCGCAGCCGCATCAACATGATCGCCCACCTGCTCTCGCAGATCCCCTACGACGTCGTCGACCGTGAGGAGATCGTCATCCCCCCGCGTCCGCCGTCGCGCGGCTACGAACGACCCCCGCGGAACCTGGAGAACTACGTGCCCGACGTCGCCTCGAGACTCCTCGGCGGACCACGCAGCTGA
- the serC gene encoding phosphoserine transaminase, which translates to MSHVLLPREILPADGRFGCGPSKVIPAHLEALTGRGAALIGTSHRQAPVKDLVGHVRAGLRELFRLPTGYEVILGNGGSTAFWDAAAFGLIDKRSQNLVFGEFGGKFAKAANAPWLEAPDVREVAAGTSTAAEPVEGVDVYAWPHNETSTGVSAPVTRVQADAGALTVIDATSAAGGIDFSVHEADVYYFAPQKNLGSDGGLWFALVSPAAIERIERIAASGRYIPEFLSLKQALDNSRLNQTLNTPALTTLFLLNEQVTWINGNGGLQWADARTRESSQTLYDWAEASAYATPFVADPADRSPVVVTIDFDESVDAAAVAKSLRANGIVDTEPYRKLGRNQLRVATFVSIEPEDVRQLARCIQYTVDGLS; encoded by the coding sequence ATGTCCCACGTGCTGCTTCCCCGCGAGATCCTGCCCGCCGACGGACGCTTCGGGTGCGGCCCGTCCAAGGTGATCCCCGCACACCTCGAGGCCCTGACCGGCCGTGGGGCCGCCCTGATCGGCACGTCGCACCGGCAGGCGCCCGTGAAGGATCTGGTGGGGCACGTCCGCGCGGGCCTGCGCGAGCTGTTCCGCCTTCCCACGGGTTACGAGGTCATCCTCGGCAACGGCGGATCGACCGCATTCTGGGATGCCGCCGCCTTCGGTCTCATCGACAAGCGCAGCCAGAACCTCGTGTTCGGCGAGTTCGGGGGGAAGTTCGCCAAAGCGGCGAACGCGCCGTGGCTCGAGGCGCCGGACGTGCGCGAGGTCGCCGCCGGTACGAGCACGGCCGCCGAGCCCGTCGAAGGCGTGGACGTGTACGCCTGGCCCCACAACGAGACCTCGACCGGCGTGTCCGCGCCGGTCACGCGGGTCCAGGCCGACGCAGGCGCGCTCACGGTGATCGACGCCACCAGCGCCGCCGGCGGCATCGACTTCTCGGTGCACGAGGCCGACGTCTACTACTTCGCGCCGCAGAAGAACCTCGGCTCCGACGGCGGCCTCTGGTTCGCCCTCGTCTCGCCGGCCGCGATCGAGCGCATCGAACGGATCGCCGCGTCGGGGCGCTACATCCCCGAGTTCCTCAGCCTCAAGCAGGCGCTGGACAACTCCCGCCTGAACCAGACGCTGAACACCCCGGCGCTGACGACGCTGTTCCTCCTCAACGAGCAGGTGACGTGGATCAACGGCAACGGCGGTCTGCAGTGGGCCGATGCCCGAACCCGCGAGTCGTCGCAGACGCTGTACGACTGGGCTGAGGCATCCGCCTACGCGACGCCGTTCGTCGCCGACCCTGCCGACCGGTCGCCCGTCGTGGTGACCATCGACTTCGACGAGTCGGTGGATGCCGCGGCCGTCGCGAAGAGCCTGCGCGCCAACGGCATCGTCGACACCGAGCCCTACCGCAAGCTCGGACGCAACCAGCTGCGCGTGGCGACCTTCGTGTCGATCGAGCCGGAGGACGTGCGGCAGCTGGCGCGCTGCATCCAGTACACGGTCGACGGGCTCAGCTGA
- a CDS encoding multidrug ABC transporter ATPase — translation MSTNPSGDVPVRRIDRILAFMSLGLLVLSIVCFFAIMIASAAGADFGTGIWPIVGVLVYIAPIAAFGLLLAVLIMSFVRRSRANRGG, via the coding sequence ATGAGCACGAATCCCTCCGGCGACGTTCCCGTGCGCCGCATCGACCGCATCCTGGCCTTCATGTCGCTGGGCCTGCTCGTGCTCTCGATCGTCTGCTTCTTCGCGATCATGATCGCGTCCGCCGCGGGCGCCGACTTCGGCACCGGCATCTGGCCGATAGTGGGCGTGCTGGTGTACATCGCGCCCATCGCCGCGTTCGGGCTGCTGCTGGCCGTGCTGATCATGAGTTTCGTGCGGAGGTCTCGGGCCAACCGAGGGGGCTGA
- a CDS encoding metal-dependent transcriptional regulator, with product MTDLIDTTEMYLRTILELEEENIVPLRARISERLGHSGPTVSQTIGRMERDGLVVVSNDRTLELTDAGRQKAVDVMRKHRLAERLLSDVIGLDWAYVHEEACRWEHVMSEQVERRLVELLGHPTESPYGNPIPGLDQLGDVPTGGFEQGVVGLVRRLNDAGEPITGTVRRLAEPAQVDPELLQQLKGAGVVPGAVGDYRYNEGYVLVQMQGSDEGLELPVEVASHIFLVDESR from the coding sequence ATGACCGACCTGATCGACACCACCGAGATGTACCTGCGCACCATCCTCGAGCTCGAGGAGGAGAACATCGTGCCGCTGCGCGCGCGCATCTCGGAGCGTCTCGGTCACTCGGGTCCCACGGTGTCGCAGACGATCGGCCGCATGGAGCGCGACGGCCTGGTCGTCGTCTCGAACGACCGCACCCTCGAGCTCACCGACGCCGGCCGGCAGAAGGCCGTCGACGTCATGCGCAAGCACCGGCTCGCCGAGCGCCTGCTCTCAGACGTGATCGGACTCGACTGGGCCTACGTGCACGAAGAGGCATGCCGCTGGGAGCATGTGATGAGCGAGCAGGTCGAGCGCCGCCTCGTCGAACTGCTCGGGCACCCCACCGAGTCGCCGTACGGAAACCCGATCCCCGGACTCGACCAGCTCGGCGATGTGCCGACGGGCGGCTTCGAACAGGGCGTCGTCGGCCTCGTGCGCCGGCTGAACGACGCGGGAGAGCCCATCACGGGCACGGTCCGCCGTCTCGCCGAGCCCGCCCAGGTCGACCCCGAGCTGCTGCAGCAGCTGAAGGGAGCCGGTGTCGTGCCTGGCGCCGTCGGCGACTACCGCTACAACGAGGGCTACGTGCTCGTGCAGATGCAGGGCAGCGATGAAGGGCTCGAGCTTCCCGTCGAGGTCGCGTCCCACATCTTCCTCGTCGACGAGTCGCGCTGA
- a CDS encoding TetR/AcrR family transcriptional regulator — protein sequence MARTRTRALEAALELVGEGGIRALTHARVDERAGLPKGSTSNWFRTREALVAGVVAWLAETERAEFAAGGSPPVETPTQLIDALCDLIELQTGPLAARTRARYALFLDGAGDAGLLAPLLDQRAAYVEWTTAILARVGAKAPVDAARTLMAACEGLNLHRVTVDPEAAVRPVVERAVRACID from the coding sequence ATGGCCCGCACCCGCACGCGCGCCCTCGAGGCGGCCTTGGAACTCGTGGGCGAGGGGGGCATCCGCGCGCTCACCCACGCGCGCGTCGACGAGCGCGCCGGTCTGCCGAAGGGCTCGACCTCGAACTGGTTCCGCACCCGCGAAGCGCTGGTGGCGGGGGTGGTCGCGTGGCTCGCAGAGACGGAGCGGGCGGAGTTCGCGGCCGGCGGGTCGCCGCCGGTCGAGACGCCCACGCAGCTCATCGACGCACTCTGCGACCTCATCGAGCTGCAGACCGGCCCGCTCGCCGCACGCACGAGAGCGCGGTACGCGCTGTTCCTCGACGGTGCGGGGGACGCCGGACTGCTGGCACCGCTGCTGGATCAGCGCGCCGCTTACGTCGAGTGGACGACGGCGATCCTCGCGCGCGTCGGCGCGAAGGCGCCGGTCGACGCCGCCCGGACGCTGATGGCCGCATGCGAAGGGCTGAACCTGCACCGGGTGACGGTCGACCCGGAGGCCGCCGTCCGCCCAGTCGTGGAGCGCGCGGTGCGCGCGTGCATCGACTGA
- a CDS encoding DUF3027 domain-containing protein: MSSTPDPIDPDADFLLDPVAETSTDSAEGSETDAASAPEALDAGALETEAGDDVETEAVGAVETDAVEQQEGPAAQADPDPRLLEAKDLALAALREVTPASTIGEPAEYRVEADGVVSLRFTNRLAGYPGWFWTVSLARVEDAEPTVLEVELLPGEGALLAPEWVPWAVRLADYHAAQAAAQAEAAADGETADEDELEDVDDLDAADFDDDGSPILHAGDVDGVDIDELADVPDDDDSDADDSYGEDSDDDPEYDDSEYDDDADDDPEFDDDEFDDDGDRGVER; this comes from the coding sequence ATGAGCTCGACGCCTGATCCCATCGACCCCGACGCCGACTTCCTCCTGGACCCGGTCGCCGAGACGTCGACCGACTCCGCCGAGGGGTCGGAGACGGACGCCGCGTCCGCACCGGAGGCGCTGGATGCCGGCGCCCTGGAGACCGAGGCCGGCGACGACGTCGAGACCGAGGCCGTCGGCGCCGTGGAGACCGACGCCGTCGAGCAGCAGGAGGGGCCGGCCGCTCAGGCCGACCCGGACCCGCGCCTGCTGGAGGCGAAGGACCTCGCGCTCGCGGCGCTGCGCGAGGTCACGCCGGCGTCCACGATCGGCGAGCCCGCTGAGTATCGTGTCGAGGCGGACGGCGTCGTGTCGCTGCGGTTCACGAATCGGCTCGCCGGCTACCCCGGCTGGTTCTGGACCGTGAGCCTTGCGCGCGTCGAGGACGCCGAGCCGACGGTGCTCGAGGTCGAGCTGCTGCCCGGCGAGGGGGCGCTCCTCGCGCCGGAGTGGGTGCCGTGGGCTGTGCGTCTGGCCGACTACCACGCCGCACAGGCCGCCGCACAGGCAGAGGCGGCCGCCGATGGCGAGACCGCCGACGAGGACGAGCTCGAGGATGTCGACGATCTCGATGCGGCCGACTTCGACGACGACGGCTCGCCGATCCTCCACGCCGGCGACGTCGACGGCGTCGACATCGACGAGCTCGCCGATGTGCCGGACGACGACGACTCCGACGCGGACGACTCCTATGGGGAGGACTCCGACGACGATCCCGAGTACGACGACTCCGAGTACGACGACGACGCCGACGATGACCCGGAGTTCGACGATGACGAGTTCGACGACGACGGGGACCGCGGCGTCGAGCGCTGA
- a CDS encoding HNH endonuclease yields the protein MRTLVLNAGYEPLAVVSFKRALVLVMNEKATVVEHTEADPVWGTRRSYERPAVIILTRYVRVPGGRHVPVTRRGVLRRDNHRCGYCGKAASTIDHVLPRSRGGADSWENLVACCLRCNNVKGDRTPQEMHWELRFTPRPPRGAQWTVRGTERTDPRWEPYLALAA from the coding sequence ATGCGCACTCTGGTGCTGAACGCGGGCTACGAGCCGCTCGCGGTCGTGTCGTTCAAGCGGGCGCTCGTGCTCGTGATGAACGAGAAGGCCACCGTGGTGGAACACACCGAGGCGGATCCGGTGTGGGGAACCAGACGCTCGTACGAACGCCCCGCCGTGATCATCCTGACCCGCTACGTCCGCGTGCCGGGCGGCCGACACGTGCCGGTCACGCGCCGCGGCGTGCTGCGCCGTGACAACCACCGCTGCGGGTACTGCGGCAAGGCCGCGTCGACGATCGACCACGTGCTGCCCCGGTCGCGGGGCGGCGCCGACTCGTGGGAGAACCTCGTGGCGTGCTGCCTCCGGTGCAACAACGTCAAGGGCGACCGCACCCCGCAGGAGATGCACTGGGAGCTGCGCTTCACGCCGCGGCCGCCTCGCGGCGCGCAGTGGACGGTGCGGGGCACCGAGCGCACCGACCCTCGCTGGGAGCCGTATCTGGCCCTCGCGGCCTGA
- a CDS encoding alpha/beta fold hydrolase, which translates to MDDERAVRTPAVGMPEMPSVPGFTHEYIETPGLRAHVAMAGEGEPIVMLHGLPQHWWQWREIGAGLAADHWVLCPDLRGFGWTRADAPGMGRMTQTDDLRAVLNALGVDRARVVAHDMGALTAAHLAYTAPERVSAMVILAVPPPFMPISLAMLPAMRHIPPLLFHRRGRSLAHVFDPPYVVRPLPEDTVATYLAPQVRPDIDAAINEVYRWLVLSEMPRMAGGSYRRARLTVPTLYALGDADKPLNATFVREQCGDTTRYADHVEIVGIPDAAHFMTDDNPAGVEAAIRDFFARF; encoded by the coding sequence ATGGACGACGAGAGAGCGGTGCGCACCCCCGCTGTCGGCATGCCCGAGATGCCCAGCGTGCCGGGGTTCACGCACGAATACATCGAGACGCCGGGGCTGCGGGCGCACGTGGCGATGGCGGGCGAGGGTGAACCGATCGTGATGCTCCACGGTCTGCCGCAGCACTGGTGGCAGTGGCGCGAGATCGGTGCCGGTCTCGCTGCGGATCACTGGGTGCTCTGCCCCGACCTGCGCGGATTCGGGTGGACGCGGGCGGACGCGCCGGGCATGGGCCGGATGACGCAGACCGATGATCTGCGGGCGGTCCTGAACGCGCTGGGTGTCGATCGCGCCCGCGTGGTCGCGCACGACATGGGCGCGCTCACGGCGGCCCACCTGGCGTACACCGCCCCGGAGCGCGTGAGCGCGATGGTGATCCTCGCGGTGCCGCCGCCCTTCATGCCGATCAGCCTCGCGATGCTCCCGGCGATGCGGCATATCCCACCACTGCTGTTCCATCGGCGCGGTCGGTCGCTCGCGCACGTCTTCGACCCGCCGTACGTCGTGCGTCCTCTCCCGGAGGACACGGTGGCGACCTATCTGGCGCCGCAGGTGCGCCCCGACATCGACGCCGCGATCAACGAGGTCTACCGGTGGCTCGTCTTGTCCGAGATGCCGCGCATGGCGGGCGGCTCGTACCGCCGGGCGCGCCTGACGGTGCCGACGCTGTACGCCCTCGGCGACGCCGACAAGCCGCTGAACGCGACCTTCGTCCGTGAGCAGTGCGGAGACACCACCCGGTACGCGGACCACGTCGAGATCGTCGGCATCCCTGACGCGGCCCACTTCATGACCGACGACAACCCTGCGGGCGTCGAAGCGGCGATCCGGGACTTCTTCGCGAGGTTCTGA